The DNA region TTGTTGCGGAAGGAGCTGGCGCGGCCGAAGTGGGAGCCGCAGGTGGTGTCGATGAACGGGGTGACGGATTGTTATCAGCCGGCGGAGCGGCATTTCGGGCTGACGCGGAAGTGCCTGGAGGTGTTTGCGGAGTTTCGGAATCCGGTGGGGATCGTGACGAAGAATTTTTTGGTGACGCGCGACCGGGATCTGCTGGGCGAGCTGGCGAAGTGGAAGTGCGCGGTGGTGTACGTGACGATCACGACGCTGGACGCGGAGCTGGCGGGGAAACTGGAGCCGAGGGCGGCGCGGCCGGAGCATCGGTTGCGGGCGATCCGGATGCTGGCGGAGGCAGGTGTGCCGGTGGGGGTGATGACGGCGCCGATCATCCCGGGCCTGACGGAGCATGAGATGCCGGCGATCCTCGATGCGGCGGCGAAGGCGGGGGCGCGGCGGGCGGGTTATGTGGTGCTCCGGCTGCCGTATGCGGTGAAAGGGATTTTTTCGCACTGGCTGGATGTGCATGCGCCGTCGAAGAAGGCGCGGGTGCTGGATCGGGTGCGGGAGTTAAGAGGCGGGGAGCTAAATGTGGCCGAGTGGGGAAAGCGGATGCGGGGCGAGGGGATTTTCGCGGAGCAGATCCATGATTTGTTCGCGGTGGCGGCGCGGCGGGCAGGGCTCAACAAGGAGCCGGGGCATATCTCGACGGAGTTTTTTCGCAGGCCGGGCGGGGTGCAGATGAGTTTGTTTTAAGCGCGGATGGACGCGAAGGGATGCGAATGACGGGGAATTTTTTGACGACAGATGACACGGATGGGCACGGAGGGCGGAGGTGGAAGGGAAGGGCGGAGGTTTTGGACAGGATTAAGAGGATGAACAGGATTTCGGAGGGATCGGAGGAGGATTTTCATGAAGAGAGATTCCGGGCTTTCGCTGGGGCGGGGGATTGTGATTCTTCGCGGGCATGAGTGAACGTGAGTATGTGATCGGGTTCGATGCGGATGACACGCTGTGGCATAACGAGACGATTTTCGAAAACGTCCATGTGCGCTTCCGGGCGTTGCTGGCGCGGTATCATGATGCGGCGACCGTGGATCGGACGCAGTTCGCGACGGAGATGCGGAATCTTGAGCTGTACGGCTATGGCGTGAAAGGGTTCACGCTGTCTGCGATCGAGACGGCGATTCAGCTGACGGAGGGAAAAATCTCGGCGGAGGAAATCCGGCAGTTGCTGGAGCTCGGGCGGGAGATGCTGGCGCATCCGGTGGAGTTGCTGGATGGCGTGGCGGAGACCCTTGAGGTGCTGGCGCCGGCGCATCGGTTGCTGGTGATCACGAAGGGGGATTTGCGCGATCAGGAGCGGAAGCTGAGGAAGTCAGGACTGGCGGAGCGGTTTCGCCATGTGGAGATCGTGTCGGAGAAGGATGAGCGGACGTACGCGGGGATTTTCCGGAGGCATGGGATCGCGGCGGAGAATTTTTTGATGGTGGGGAATTCGTTGAAGTCGGATATCGTGCCGGTGCTGGCGTTGGGAGGATCGGGCGCGCATGTGCCTTATCACATCACGTGGGAGCATGAGCGCGTGGAGAACGTGCCGGCGGCGGCGGGGCGTTTCTTCGAGTTGAAGAGTGTGCGTGAGCTGCCGTCGGTCGTGGCGGCGTGGACGCGGGTGACGGGGTGAAGCCGACGTGGACGTTGGCGCTTCCGGGATTATGCGGGGACGGATGACGGCTGGTCGCGTTTTCGGAAAGGCGTCTTGAAGGAGAGCTGGGTGAGGCAGCGCCAGAGCCATTCGAGCGGGCCGTAGTGAAAATGGCGGAGCCAGACGTGCATAAGTGGGAGTTGAACGGCGAAGACAGCGAGGCCGAAGAGGAGGCTGTAGAACTGGCCCCAGTGGCGGAAGAGTCCGGCGCCGAAGTGGTAGAAGAGGAGAACGCCCAGGGCGTTTTGGAGGACGTAGCAGGTGAGGCTGGTGCGGCCGAAGGGGATGAGCAGGCGGAGGAGTTTTTGGACGCGAGGGAGTTGGTAGAGCAGGATGAAGCCGGCGGCCCAGACGACCATCTGGGCGAGGGCTAGCCAGGAGGTGAGGAGTTTTTTGAGGATGCCTTGCTGGACTTTGGAGGCGTCCAGCGAGGGAAGTCCGGCGCGAGCGACGTACAGGGCGACGGCGGCGATGAGGGCGACGATCAAGGCACGGCGGGCGAGGCGGGAGGAGGCGTCGGGGTTTTCGAAGAAGCGGGCGCGGGCGAGAACGATGCCCCAGAGGAAAAGGCCGAACATCTGGAGGTAGCGGCCGTTTTCGATGGCCCAGGCGGAGCGGCCGAGGATGCTGGTCCAGGCGTTGACCTTCACGACTTCGAGGAAGCCCTCGTGGCCGAAAACCTGATACATCTCGCGGTAGTAGGCGCCGACGCCGAGGCGGAGCGGTTGGTAGGCGGGGTCGGCGAAGCTGCGGAGGAGTTGGTAGAGGAAAGGGAGTTGGAGCAGGAGGAGGGCGGAGAGCCAGAGGAGGAGGCGGTCGGGGGCTTTGTGGAGGAAGACGAGCGGCAGGCCGAGGACGGCGAGCATGGTGAGGATTTCGCCGCAGTAGAGCAGGCCGAAGAGGTAGCCGCCGGCGCCGAGGAGGAAGAGGCGCCAGACGAAGCGGGCGCGGAAATCGAGGCCTTTGCGGGCGGCGCTGTCGATGATGAGAGAGAAGCTGACGCCAAACATCATCGCGAAGATGGCGTAGGCCTTTCCGCCGAAGAGGAAGAAGAGCGTGTCTTTGGTCTGCTGGTTGAGCGAGGCGAGCCAGGCGGGAGGATCGGGCGGGTACTGGCTGAACTCGAAGTGCTCGATGCAGTGGAGCAGGAAAATGCCGAGCAGGGCGGAGCCGCGGAGGGCGTCGATGAGGTCGATGCGGGAAGGTTTTTCTGGAAGCGCGGCGGGGAGGGGCATGAAGCGGCTGGAGGATTTCGTGGAGACGAAATGTGGCGGGATGAGTTGAAGCGGGTTTCAGAAAGCGGCGCAGGGCGAAGTGGACAACGGGTATTTGCGGGGAGCGTCCGGTGCGGGGTGAATTCGAGCGGCTTGCCTGCATTGGCGGCGCGCGTACGGTGCGCGCGTGAGCAACCCCAGTATCAAGGAACTTCGTCAGGCGCGGGCTCGTGATGGCCAGCGTTCTCCCCAATGGCTGCGCCTGCTGTTCATCGTGGCGGGGCTTTTTGTTCTCTATGTCGTGGTGGGATTTTTCGTGGCGCCGCCGATCGTGCGGGCGCAGCTGGCGAAGCGGTTGTCGGCCGAGATCGGTCGCGAGGTGACGGTGGCGAAGGTGTCGCTGAATCCGCTGAAGCTCTCGGGCGCGATCGAGGGGTTTGCGATTCGCGAGTTGGATGGGAAGAGCGACTTCGTGGCGTGGAAGCGGGCATTCGCGAATTTCGATTCGTGGTCGTTGTTCGCGGGCGAGTGGCGTTTCGATGAAGTGACGCTTGAAGGTGCGGCAGCGCGGGTGAGGACGGACCGCGAAGGGAAATTGAATTTCGCGGACATCGTGAAGCGGTTGGAAGCGATGAGCGCGGGCGCGCCGAAGACGAGTGAGCCGAAGGCGCTGTTGGTGCGGCGGCTGACGGTGAGCGGGGCGAGTCTGGACTATCGGGAGGAGACGGAGGCGGAGCCGTTCGCGACGACGGTGGGGCCAGTGAGTTTTTCGGTGCGGGAGTTTAATACGGGCGGGAAAAACCAGGCGCCGGGTGAGTTCGCGGCGGTGACGGAATCGGGGGAGACGATCGGGTGGAAGGGAACGGTGGCGGTGGCGCCGTTGCGCTCGGCGGGCGAGTTTTCGCTCGGGAGCATCGTGCTGAAAAAGTACAAACCGTACGTGGGGCGTTATGCGAAGTTCGCGATCACGGATGGGTTGCTCGCGGTGAGCGGGCGTTACGAGCTGGTGCTCGCGCAGGACAAACCGGCGGTGCGGTTGAGCGAAGGCGTGGTGAGTTTGAAGAATTTCAAGCTGGGCGCGCCGGGTGCGGCGGAGCCGGCGGTGGCGCTGGAGTCGCTGGAGCTGACGGGATTATCGGCGGACTCGGCGGTGAACTCCGCGTCGGTCGCGAAGGTGGCGCTCAACGGCGGTCGCGTGGTGGTGACGCGGGATGCGGACGGCATCGATTTGATGCGGCTGGCGACGCCGAAGGCGGGCGCGTTGCCGGTGGGCGGCGGAGCGGCGGGAAGCGGTGAAGAGGGAACGAGTTTGCTGAATGCGGTGCTGGGCGAGCTGGCGGTGGCGGGGCTTGCGGTGGTGGTTAACGACACGACCACGCCGAGGGCGGCGCGGCAGGAGCTGACGGAGGTGACGCTGAACGTGAAGGACGTTTCGCTGGCGCAGCTGGCGAAGAGTTCGCCGGTGGAATTCAGCGCGAAGATCGCGGGTGGCGGATCGGTGGCGGTGTCGGGCGCGGTGGCGCCGCAGCCGCTCAAGGGAGATCTGACGGTGACGGTGGATAAAGTGCCGCTGGCGTCGGTGAGTCCGTATGCGGAGATGTTCGTGAAGGCGCGGATCGCGCGAGGCTCGGTGTCGGCGAAGGCGCGCGTGGCGGTGGCGGCTGGCGTGGGCGGCGGGTTGCCGGCGATCACGGCGCAAGCGGATGCGGGCGTGGAGGATTTTCAGGTGATGGAAGGCGAGGGCGATGAGGAGCTGGCGCATTGGAAGGCACTCTCGTTGCGCGGTATCGAGGCGGCCACTTCGCCGTCGCTGAAGCTGCTGGTGGCGGACATCGAGTGGACGGAGCCGGTGGGGCGCGTGGTGGTGGGCGAGAACGGCGCGATCAATCTGCTGGATTTGATGGTGACGCCTGCGGGCGCGGGGCAGGTGAAGGCCGCGGCGGCGCAGAGTCCGGCGGTGACGTTCAACAAGGCGAAGACGGGAGGTGCGCCTGTTGCGGCTGCGGCGGAGCAATCGACGACGTTCATCGCGATCGACCGGTTCACGCTGAACAACGCGGCATTTACGTTCGCGGATCGCTCGATGGAGCCGGATGTGAAGATCGCGCTCAACCAGCTGAGCGGAACGGTGAGCGGATTGTCGTCGGCGACGCTGGCGCGGGCGGATGTGGATCTGAAGGGGAAGGTGGATGGCGTCGCCCCGGTTTCGATACGCGGGCAGATCAATCCGCTGGCGGCGGAGGCGTTCACGGATTTGAAGGTGGATTTTCGCGGGATCGATTTGCAGCCGACGGGGCCGTACGTGGGGAAATTCGCCGGGTACGAGCTGGCGAAAGGCGCGTTGACGCTGGATGTGCGGGCGAAGCTCTCGCAGCGGCGGCTCGATACGAGCAATGTGGTGACGCTGGATCAGTTCACGCTCGGGGCGAAGACGGACAGCCCGGAGGCGACGAAGCTGCCGGTGGGGCTGGCGCTGGCGTTGCTGCGAGACCGGCAGGGGAAGATCGTACTGGATGTGCCGGTACAGGGCAGCATGGACGATCCGGAGTTCCGGGTGGGGCGCGTCGTGTGGCGCGTGCTCGGGAATATTTTGACGAAGGCGGCGACCTCGCCGTTCGCGCTGCTGGGCTCGATGTTTGGCGGCGGGGCGAAGAGCGAAGAGCTGGCGTTTCAGGAGTTCGTCGCGGGCTCGGCTGAGCTGACGGATGACAGTCGGAGGAAACTGGATGTGATCGCGAAGGCGCTGACCGAGCGGCCTGCGCTGCGGCTGGATATCGCGGGGGCGTTTGGCGCGGCGGCGGATGCGCCGATGCTGCGCGAGCAGGCGTTGGAAAAGGGGATGCGCGTGGCGCTCTGGGAAGAGCAGCGCAGGATCGCGGGGCCGGGTGCGGTGGTGCCGCCGCCGGAGCAGATCACGCTCTCGCCGGAAGCGACGGCACGGTTGACGGGCGTGTTTTATCGGGCGGCGTTTGAGCCGAGAGAGCTGTCTGGGTCGGAAGCGGGCCCGGGGGCGAAGAGTGCCGAGGCGGAGTCGTCGGATGAAGCTGAGGAGAAGAAACGTATCTGGACGCCGGTGGTGCGGATGTTTCGCCGGGGCGGCGCGCCTGCGCCGGTGGGTTCGACGAAGGTGGCGACGCCCAAGGCTCCGCCGCCGCGTGCGATGACGACTGATCCGACGGGTGCGGCGACGGTGGGCGCGCAGGCTGAGGCCGTGCCGGCGGGGCCGACGACGGAGGAGATGCGCGCGAAGCTGCTGGCGGCGATCACGGTGGATGAGAACACGCTGCGCGAACTCGCGGGTGAGCGAGCGAGGCGTGTGCGCAGTTACCTGATTGACGACGGGCACATCGACGCGGAGCGGATTTCGCTGACGGGCGAAACGGCGAAAGGCGCGCGCGTGGATTTGCAGCTCAAGTGAGTGGTGATGGCGGGAGGCATCGCACGCGTGCGCAGATGAGCACAAAGGAAACAGTGATCGCGTGCCGGGCGGGGTGCGGGGCGTGTTGCATCGCGCCGAGTATCGGCTCGATCCCGGAGATGGGGTTCAAGCCGGCGGGCGTGCCTTGTATCCATTTACTGGAAGACTATCGGTGCGGGCTTTTCGGGAAGCCAGAGCGACCCGGGTTTTGCGCGAGTCTGCGGCCGGTGGATTCGATGTGCGGCGCGAATCGCGAGGAGGCGCTGGCGTATCTGGAGGAGCTGGAGCGGTTGACCAAGCCGGAGTGAGCGGGTGGAAATAGGTGAAGGGGTTTTGCGGACGGCGGTGTTTGATCTGGAAACACACAGAAGCGCCGCCGGGTCTGCTCCGTTCTTGGGGTAGGGACAAAAGCCCGGCGGCGCAGGTGTCCTGTGTGTGGCCCCCGGTTTAGCGACCGGGGGCTATTTTGTGTTTTGAGAACGGAGCGCGTGCGAATGCGCCGCCTACGGGTGGAGGTACGGGCGTCGCGCAAGCGCGAGCCCTACACGAAGAGGAGTACGCGGGTCAGCGATGATGGCCGTGAGCGCCGGCGCCCATCTCGGCCATCCACTCGAAGTATTCGGGGCCGAGGTCTGCGCGGCGTCTTACGGCGAGAACGTCGGGCAGGCGGGCGAGTTCGCCCTCGACGTGGGTGAGGCGGTCGGCGTCGGAGACGAGGAGCAACATGCGGCTCTCGATGCCGCCGGGGAGGGGCACGCAGAGGATGGCTTCGAGGTTGAAGCCGCCGTCGGCGAAGAGCGCGGTGATGCGCGCCATGGCGCCGGGATGATTCTGGACGCGCAGCTCGAGCACGATGGTGGGCGTGGGTGCTTTGCGGTCGGTGGGAGGAGTGGGCGGATTAGGCATGGTACGAGGCCCGCTCTCGCGTTGCGCTGCTGGGGCGAAAAAAAAACCCCCTCGGCGCGGCGCCAGAGGGGGAAATTGATTTTGGTTTGAATCAAGATCCGCTCGGCGAGCCCGTGCGTACGACTGCGACGACCACGGAGACGTGGGCGGAGGCGATGGCGGATTTGGCGGAGGAGCGGATCATTGACGGAACGCAGGCGAGGCAAACTGCGGAGAGGGGATGCGTCAAGGCCGGGGGTTAAGGAGGGCGTGAGGGCGGGAGGACGGACGGAGAGGATGCGCGATGGGGAAGGATTAACCGCGGAGGCGCGGAGAGCGCGGAGCGGTGGGGAGGTGGAGAGACGGGCGTTGGTGGTGAGGGGACGGGTGAATTTTTTTGATAGGAGGATCGTGGCGCGACGAGGAGGAGAGGGCGTGGCGGTACGTTGGGCGATGGGGGCGGTACTTGATAAGTCCCGGTCCGGGGGAGGGCGGGAGCCGCAGGAGGTCGAGCGTGGATCGCTGCCGAACAACGCGCACGGAGTGCGTGTTCCACCTCAGAGATGTTTCAGCGGCTGCGGAGCCAGAGGAAGGCGGCGATGGCGGCGAGGACTGCGCCGACGACGAGGGCGATTTTGAGCCAGCTCTTGGGGTAGCGGCCGGCGATGGTGCCGGTGTAGCCGTTGATCACGACTTGGAAGGGTTTGCCGTGAAAGGTGTAGGTGAGCAGCCAGACCGGGACGAGGATGTGCTTGAAGGTCTGGGCGCTGTAGTCGGAACGGACGTACAGGTTGCGGTGGGTGTCGCCGGGGACCTGGCCGGCGCAGCGGCGCTCGGTCTCGGCGTCCATTTTCTTGCGGGCGAGGTGGGCGGCGTTGCCGAGGTCGAGCTGGTAGCGTTCGACGACCCAGCCGGAGAGGAAGCCGGCGTTGTAGGGTTTGAGATCTTTGGTGGGGAAGGGCTCTACCTGCGGGAGGAGTTCGGTATCGATGCCGCGGGAGGCGGCGACGAGGGTGTCGTCGAAGGCGTGGCGGAGATTACCCGCGCTCGGTTGCCAGCGGACTTTGCGGACCTGGCGGGTCTGGCGGTTGCCTTTGCTGTCGGTGTACGACTCGGAGACGTAATAGTAGTAACCGCTCTCGGCGGTCCACTCGGCGTAAACGGCGGCGTCGAAGGTCCAGTAGGGGATGTAGAGGCCGTGAAGGGTGTCGGTCATGGCGCGCGTTTTCAGCGCGTTGGGGGCGAACCAGTGTGAGCCGTACCATTTGCGGATGGATTCGCGGACCTGGGTTTCGCTGATGCGAAACTCAAGCAGGCTTTCGGGGCGGATGGACTCTTTGATTTCGTCGTACGGGACGAGGGAGGAGGAGCCGCAGAAGTCACAGTTCTGGCCGACGCGGCCGGCGTCGAAGACGGAGATGGCCTGGCAGCTCTGGCAGCGGACCTGGGTTTTCTCGGCCTGCCAGCCGCGCGCGGAGCCGGGGAGCGAGCGAAGAGCGGCGAGGAGATCGTGTTCTTTGATGACCTCGGTGCCGGAGGCGGAGAGCTCGATGTCGGCGGGAGAGGTGGTGCCGCAGAAGCCGCAGACGAGGGCTTTTTTCGCGGGATTCCACGTGGCCTCGGCGCCGCAGGCGGGGCAGGAGAATTTATTGTGGGCGACGGCTTCGGGCATGGTCGAAAAGATGAGTAGAGACGCGGAACAGGCTGCGCTGAGAGGTGGTGTTTGGAGAAAGCGTGCCGGACTATTTCTTCGCTGACGCGGAAAACATGAGCCATGCGATCAGCGCAAAAATCCCTGCGGGAAGCCAAAGTATGCCGGCGTCGCGGCCTTTGAAAACGCCGACTACGCACAGCACGGCAAGGCCGGCGAAGCCGAGCAGGAGCAGCCACCAGACTGCCCTAGCGATCGAACCGAGGGTGGAGAACACGCCGGATTTTTTTGCGTCGGACGAGATATCGCGCAGACCGCGCACGAAGGAACCGGGATCTTGTTGTCGGTCGGCGAGGCGACCGGCGAGTTTGCCGATGAGCGATTGGTCGAAGCTGGCCGGATGCGTGAGTGTCTGGAACGATGATGGGGTCGCATTCTCCGACGATTCCTTTGGGAGGATCGTGCCGCAAAAGCCGCAGACGAGGGCTTTTTTTGCGGGATTCCGCGTGGCCTCGGCGCCGCAGGCGGGACAGGAGAATTTATTGTGGGCGACGGCTTCGGGCATGAACCAAAGAATTGCGGAGGAGGTGAATGGCTGGCTAGCCAAAGAGCGGGTCAGTGAAACTCAGACTGCGCTACAAAATTGCCTTCACGGTCCGAGATCCGGGCAGTGTAGCCGCTTGGTATCTGATCATATGTTATGCGGTAGGCTTGTCCGGCTTTTGATTCGAAGTGAAGAACTGCAGATAAATTTGAAGCGCCTGTGGCAGGCAGTGCCATTGTGATAAATGTTTTGATCGTTCCAACCGGTATATTCAAAGGGGTTGAGGTCGATTTCCAGCCGTAGTGCACGTCTTCATCGTTTATCTGGGATATGCGGATCTTGGGGGTTTTATCTTTGAGAAAGGCCGTATTTTTGGCCGGTGGTTCCTGCTGTAACGTCGCTATTGTTGCAAAGAGTTCCGCGTGTTTGGGCTCACGGTAATCGGGCGAAAATTGGGGGATGTCTTTTCCTGAAGCGGATTTTTTTATGCGCTGGTACTCATGAGCCCAGCTCTCTGGACGGCCGAATCGAGATTCTGCGACAACGAATGCGTTGGTTGCCTTGAAATATTCAGGGTGTTCGAAGCTTAAAACAGCAGCCGTCTGCAGGGGATCTTTATCGATTTTCAACTCAAGGGTCATTCGGAACCTGTACCTTGCTTTTCCTGAAATCCGATAACGTCCTTGCTGGTCTGTGTATGTCTCTTGGATTAAAGCGGAGTCATCTGAATGATCGCTGCGAGCGGTCACTTTTACCCCTGCAACAGGCTGGTTGGAATCGTAGTCACATACGATGCCTTCGATCGTTATCTCCGTGTCTGGCGGATATGACATCGTGCCTGTGCAGCCGACCAAAAAAAGGGCAGCGAGTGTGACAATGATGCCCCATCTCCACGCAATTAGCATGGTTTTGTCAGAGCGGAATTTTTTAGAATTAGTTCCAAAAATCAGCTCCGCAGAAACTCATCCAGCGCGGCGCGGGTGATGCGCCAGGTGGAGCCGATTTTTTTGCCCTTCAAGGAGCCGTCGGTGAGCGTGGCGATGACGTCGGTTTCTTCGACTTTCAGGATTTGCGCGACGGCGGCGGGGCTGAGGAGTTCGGGAAGGCCATTATTGGCGGACGCGGTGGCGGAGGGGATGTTGGTGACGCTACCGGGCGTCGAGGCGACGGTGACGGGAGTGCCGCCGGCGGGTGGAGTGCCTTGGGGCGCGAACATGCCGCCGGGCTGGTTCATCATCTGATTCGCGAGGCCGAAGCCCATGGCGATCTCGGCGGCGGAACCGGCGGCGCCTCCGCCGTTACCTTTGCCGAGGCCTTCGGCCATTTGGAGTTTCACGTAGTCGTTGAGGTTGCCGATGGCGGCCATGCTCGAGCGTTTGTCGATGGCTTGCTCGACCTCGGGCGGGAGGGAGACGTTTTCGACGATGAAGCTGACGATCTCGATGCCGTACTTTGCGATGATCGTAGGATTGATGAGCGGGCGGAGCGCTTCGCCGAGTTCGCCGTAGCGGGAGGCGACGTCGAGGACGGGGACTTTGGCGGTGGCGAGTGCATCGGTGAAAACACTGACGACGCGTGAGCGCATCGTGTCGTTGAACTCGTCGAGGCGGAACTGGTGGTCGGTGCCGGCGACTTCCTTGAGGAAGGTTTTCACGTCGACGATTTTGAAATCGTAGGTGCCGAAGGCGCGGGCGCGGACGATGCCGAAATCGGCGTCGCGCATCATGATCGGGTTGGAGGTGCCCCACTTGTTGCCGGTGAAGAGGCGCGTGTTGACGTAGTAGACGTCGGCTTTGAAGGGGCTCTCGAAGCCGTACTTCCAGCCTTTGAGCGTGGAGAGGACGGGGATGTTGTCGGTCGTGAGCGTGTGTTTGCCGGGGCCGAAGGTGTCGCCGAACTGGCCGAGGTAGATGAACTGGGCGGTCTGCGATTCGCGCACGATGAGCTGCGCGTTGCGTTTGATTTCCTTGTCCTCGTCGGGGAAGCGCCAGGAGAGCGTGTCGCGGGAGTCGTCTTCCCACTGGATGATTTCGAGGAACTGCGTCTTGAGGTAGTCGAACAGGCCCATGTGCGTCTGAGTATTTTCTGAAGTGAGCGGCGCGAGTGAGAGAACGTCAGCAAAAGCTGGCGGAGTTGGCCGCGATGGGACGGACCGTAGCGCGTGCGGCGCGGATGTGGAGACGGAACTCGCTGCGTAGAAAAAACGCTGATGCGTATAAAGCCGCCGGCGCGAATGTGTTCAACGGGCCCAAAAAAAGCGCAGGCGTCGGGCCTGCGCTTTTCAGCTAAAGATAATTTCTTGATCAGCGATATTCAGGCGCCTCAATTTCGTCGACAGGGACAAGATTGAGTTTCTTCGCTTCGAAAAGTCCTTGCTCGGGAAGGACCTTCAGCAGGCGGCCACCGCCCTTCCACATGCCGGGAACGATCTCTGTTTTGAAGAAGGCGGAGTCGCCGGCTTTGAGGTCGAGTTCCGCTCC from Nibricoccus aquaticus includes:
- a CDS encoding DUF748 domain-containing protein; protein product: MSNPSIKELRQARARDGQRSPQWLRLLFIVAGLFVLYVVVGFFVAPPIVRAQLAKRLSAEIGREVTVAKVSLNPLKLSGAIEGFAIRELDGKSDFVAWKRAFANFDSWSLFAGEWRFDEVTLEGAAARVRTDREGKLNFADIVKRLEAMSAGAPKTSEPKALLVRRLTVSGASLDYREETEAEPFATTVGPVSFSVREFNTGGKNQAPGEFAAVTESGETIGWKGTVAVAPLRSAGEFSLGSIVLKKYKPYVGRYAKFAITDGLLAVSGRYELVLAQDKPAVRLSEGVVSLKNFKLGAPGAAEPAVALESLELTGLSADSAVNSASVAKVALNGGRVVVTRDADGIDLMRLATPKAGALPVGGGAAGSGEEGTSLLNAVLGELAVAGLAVVVNDTTTPRAARQELTEVTLNVKDVSLAQLAKSSPVEFSAKIAGGGSVAVSGAVAPQPLKGDLTVTVDKVPLASVSPYAEMFVKARIARGSVSAKARVAVAAGVGGGLPAITAQADAGVEDFQVMEGEGDEELAHWKALSLRGIEAATSPSLKLLVADIEWTEPVGRVVVGENGAINLLDLMVTPAGAGQVKAAAAQSPAVTFNKAKTGGAPVAAAAEQSTTFIAIDRFTLNNAAFTFADRSMEPDVKIALNQLSGTVSGLSSATLARADVDLKGKVDGVAPVSIRGQINPLAAEAFTDLKVDFRGIDLQPTGPYVGKFAGYELAKGALTLDVRAKLSQRRLDTSNVVTLDQFTLGAKTDSPEATKLPVGLALALLRDRQGKIVLDVPVQGSMDDPEFRVGRVVWRVLGNILTKAATSPFALLGSMFGGGAKSEELAFQEFVAGSAELTDDSRRKLDVIAKALTERPALRLDIAGAFGAAADAPMLREQALEKGMRVALWEEQRRIAGPGAVVPPPEQITLSPEATARLTGVFYRAAFEPRELSGSEAGPGAKSAEAESSDEAEEKKRIWTPVVRMFRRGGAPAPVGSTKVATPKAPPPRAMTTDPTGAATVGAQAEAVPAGPTTEEMRAKLLAAITVDENTLRELAGERARRVRSYLIDDGHIDAERISLTGETAKGARVDLQLK
- a CDS encoding ACT domain-containing protein is translated as MPNPPTPPTDRKAPTPTIVLELRVQNHPGAMARITALFADGGFNLEAILCVPLPGGIESRMLLLVSDADRLTHVEGELARLPDVLAVRRRADLGPEYFEWMAEMGAGAHGHHR
- a CDS encoding zinc/iron-chelating domain-containing protein, with the protein product MSTKETVIACRAGCGACCIAPSIGSIPEMGFKPAGVPCIHLLEDYRCGLFGKPERPGFCASLRPVDSMCGANREEALAYLEELERLTKPE
- a CDS encoding HAD family hydrolase; translated protein: MSEREYVIGFDADDTLWHNETIFENVHVRFRALLARYHDAATVDRTQFATEMRNLELYGYGVKGFTLSAIETAIQLTEGKISAEEIRQLLELGREMLAHPVELLDGVAETLEVLAPAHRLLVITKGDLRDQERKLRKSGLAERFRHVEIVSEKDERTYAGIFRRHGIAAENFLMVGNSLKSDIVPVLALGGSGAHVPYHITWEHERVENVPAAAGRFFELKSVRELPSVVAAWTRVTG
- a CDS encoding DUF418 domain-containing protein, which translates into the protein MPLPAALPEKPSRIDLIDALRGSALLGIFLLHCIEHFEFSQYPPDPPAWLASLNQQTKDTLFFLFGGKAYAIFAMMFGVSFSLIIDSAARKGLDFRARFVWRLFLLGAGGYLFGLLYCGEILTMLAVLGLPLVFLHKAPDRLLLWLSALLLLQLPFLYQLLRSFADPAYQPLRLGVGAYYREMYQVFGHEGFLEVVKVNAWTSILGRSAWAIENGRYLQMFGLFLWGIVLARARFFENPDASSRLARRALIVALIAAVALYVARAGLPSLDASKVQQGILKKLLTSWLALAQMVVWAAGFILLYQLPRVQKLLRLLIPFGRTSLTCYVLQNALGVLLFYHFGAGLFRHWGQFYSLLFGLAVFAVQLPLMHVWLRHFHYGPLEWLWRCLTQLSFKTPFRKRDQPSSVPA
- a CDS encoding carboxypeptidase-like regulatory domain-containing protein codes for the protein MLIAWRWGIIVTLAALFLVGCTGTMSYPPDTEITIEGIVCDYDSNQPVAGVKVTARSDHSDDSALIQETYTDQQGRYRISGKARYRFRMTLELKIDKDPLQTAAVLSFEHPEYFKATNAFVVAESRFGRPESWAHEYQRIKKSASGKDIPQFSPDYREPKHAELFATIATLQQEPPAKNTAFLKDKTPKIRISQINDEDVHYGWKSTSTPLNIPVGTIKTFITMALPATGASNLSAVLHFESKAGQAYRITYDQIPSGYTARISDREGNFVAQSEFH
- a CDS encoding zinc ribbon domain-containing protein, producing the protein MPEAVAHNKFSCPACGAEATWNPAKKALVCGFCGTTSPADIELSASGTEVIKEHDLLAALRSLPGSARGWQAEKTQVRCQSCQAISVFDAGRVGQNCDFCGSSSLVPYDEIKESIRPESLLEFRISETQVRESIRKWYGSHWFAPNALKTRAMTDTLHGLYIPYWTFDAAVYAEWTAESGYYYYVSESYTDSKGNRQTRQVRKVRWQPSAGNLRHAFDDTLVAASRGIDTELLPQVEPFPTKDLKPYNAGFLSGWVVERYQLDLGNAAHLARKKMDAETERRCAGQVPGDTHRNLYVRSDYSAQTFKHILVPVWLLTYTFHGKPFQVVINGYTGTIAGRYPKSWLKIALVVGAVLAAIAAFLWLRSR
- a CDS encoding SPFH and helix-turn-helix domain-containing protein; protein product: MGLFDYLKTQFLEIIQWEDDSRDTLSWRFPDEDKEIKRNAQLIVRESQTAQFIYLGQFGDTFGPGKHTLTTDNIPVLSTLKGWKYGFESPFKADVYYVNTRLFTGNKWGTSNPIMMRDADFGIVRARAFGTYDFKIVDVKTFLKEVAGTDHQFRLDEFNDTMRSRVVSVFTDALATAKVPVLDVASRYGELGEALRPLINPTIIAKYGIEIVSFIVENVSLPPEVEQAIDKRSSMAAIGNLNDYVKLQMAEGLGKGNGGGAAGSAAEIAMGFGLANQMMNQPGGMFAPQGTPPAGGTPVTVASTPGSVTNIPSATASANNGLPELLSPAAVAQILKVEETDVIATLTDGSLKGKKIGSTWRITRAALDEFLRS
- a CDS encoding PA0069 family radical SAM protein, which translates into the protein MSEPDPVAQPSVAFLGRGPAINPPNRFERLHVACDVETWQCDVEGLPDERPDPRTEFFHDATESLLTRNDSPDIPFAYGMNVYRGCEHGCAYCYARPFHEYLGWSSGLDFETKILVKLKAPELLRKELARPKWEPQVVSMNGVTDCYQPAERHFGLTRKCLEVFAEFRNPVGIVTKNFLVTRDRDLLGELAKWKCAVVYVTITTLDAELAGKLEPRAARPEHRLRAIRMLAEAGVPVGVMTAPIIPGLTEHEMPAILDAAAKAGARRAGYVVLRLPYAVKGIFSHWLDVHAPSKKARVLDRVRELRGGELNVAEWGKRMRGEGIFAEQIHDLFAVAARRAGLNKEPGHISTEFFRRPGGVQMSLF